The Setaria italica strain Yugu1 unplaced genomic scaffold, Setaria_italica_v2.0 scaffold_52, whole genome shotgun sequence genomic interval GCCGATTGCGTATTGCAGGCTGCCAAAAACTATCTTCTATTTCACTCGAAGGTGTTCAGGCAACTCATTAGCTTAAAGACTATGGACATAAGCTACTGCTTTAACCTTTTCTCTTCAGATgtcccaccaccaccagagcATACCCATGAAGACATGACCGACATAAATTTCAATGCCCTCCCATCTCTCAAGCATCTCAGAATTGAATTTTGTGGAATAACTGGGATGTGGGTATCTGTGATGCTGCGCCATGCACCAGCCCTAGAGGAATTGCGCTTGTATCATTGCGACCAGATATCAGGACTGTTGATCGAAGTGGGAGATAGTAGTTCATCAAATCACACCTCGGCTCCACGGGCTCCATCAGCAGGAAACCCAGATGACGCATTGACAAGCTCAACTCCAGATGGACTCCTGCGCATCCCATCAAATCTCATCCCCTCTCTCAAAAACATGACCATTTCGTGGTGCGGTGAGCTAACATTTCAGGGGAACAAGGATGGCTTCTCTGTATTCACCTCCCTTGAGGAGCTAACAATTCGTGGATGCCCCAAACTGATCCCGTCTTTGGTGCAGACATATGAAAACAACGACCAGCGAAACGGAAGATGGCTTCTCCCGTATTCACTTGGCAAACTTGAGATTGACGGTTCCCCTGAAACGCTGCAGCCCTGCTTCCTAGAAGATCACAACTGCCTCGAAAAGTTAGAAATAAAAGAAAGCCCAAGTTTAAAATTGCTACAGTTGCATTCCTGCACGGCACTGGAAGAGTTGGCGGTTCATGATTGTGAATCGCTCCCCGCACTAGAGGGGAATTTCACCTGCCTCAAGAGATTAGAGCTGTCGTACAACTCAGGGTTGGAATCGCTACAGCTGCGTTCCTGCACAACGCTGGAAGAGTTGACGGTTGAGTCTTGTGAATCGCTCGCCACATTAGAGGGGAATTTCACCTGCCTCAAGAGATTAGAGCTGTCGTACAACTCATGGTTGGAATCGCTACAGCTGCGTTCCTGCACAACGCTGGAAGAGTTGACGGTTGAGTCTTGTGAATCGCTCGCCACATTAGAGGGGAATTTCACCTGCCTCCAAAAATTAGATCTGTTTGACAACCCAAGGCTAAAATCACTACAGCTGCGTTCCTGCACAGCGCTGGAAGAGTTGACGGTTCGGTCTTGTGAATCGCTCGCTGCACTAGAGGACTTTTGGTCCCTCAGATGTCTCAGGTATTTGGTAATATCCAAATGCCCTGGCTTACTTCCTTATCTGGAACATCTGTCAAGTGAGGGCTATGAGCTGTGCGCTGGACTGGAAAGGCTCGACACTGATTATTACTCTTTCCTCACCACGTCATTCTGCAAGTGCCTCACCTCCCTCCGACGCCTAGAGTTACACGATCCTACGGGGGAAGTGACGGGACTAACGGAGGAGCAAGAGAGAGCGCTTCCGCACCTCACGTCCCTGCAGGAGCTACGATTTGAGGATTTCACCTACCTCGAAAGTCTTCCTGTGGGTCTGCACAGCCTTTCCTCCCTCAAGAGGTTGGAGATCATTGCTTGCCATTGGATCTCAAGGCTGCCAGAAAAGGGGCTCCCACCTTCGCTTGAAGAAATTGAGATCAGCGGTTGCAGCGAGGAGCTAACTGATGAATGCAGAATGCTAGCAACAAAAACAAGGAAGCCAAAAGTCAAAATTGGTGGGAAATATGTGAGCTGATTACTGGGTGGTTGTTAAGCAGACTTGTCTACCAGCAAAGCGGGTTTCACTCTGTTGCCTTCTGAGGTATATGCCTCTACCGTCAATCATGTTATTATCAGATTTTACATCCCTCGGTGTCATGTGAAAATAAGCTGTCCCATTGCTGCTTTGCAGGCATTCAAGCTGCTGTACGTTCCAGTGTTCCACTACTAAATCTCATACAACTACGTGCTGTTCAACAAAGCATCCACACATCCCTGTTTCTTGCAGATCACCCATTGCAGGGCTCATGTTTGCCAGACGGGAGGCCCAACGCCCAAGGTGTGCTTCTTTTTACTCATAACCATCAAAAATAGAATTGTTTCGCTTCTCGAACCTCGTCGTCACTGGCCATAAGCTGCCGAATGTTAATAGTTTTGCTGTCATGTGAACTGAAAACAGTCTGTTTTGTACTTCTATTCTATGCTATTCATCTCATCTTGCAATCTGAACGCTCAAAGGCCTGAAGCTGTGAATATGCCTGTTATAATTTGGTAACTTTAGAAATTGTTTTGAAGGAATCGTACAAGATAGTGCGAGTTTCCGGGTGGCAACTCAAGGCGCTTCAGGCCCAAATCCCAATCGACAGCCACTTTGCGCAGAGATGGACCTCATGCCCGATTGGGATTTGGGAACCCACGTTGAGGCTCTCACTCAATaaagaaaaccaaaagaaagaCTAATGATGATCTGGGCCACTTTGAACTGAAGGCCCCAGCTAAAGCAGACGCCCAGTTACCGACCGGCCCACGGTATCACAAATCCACAACCAGTCAACCACAACGATCCTCTTCCCTCTAATGAAAAAATCCTAATATAGCGTCCGATAAAAATATGGTTCTCTCACACTACAAAGTTTTTGTCTTCCTTATTTAACAAAGTTTTGTCTTCCTTATTTAACATCGGAGCTTTTCGTTCATTCCTTCCTTGATTTTATTTTGAGCGTTAAGTCTACCTGAAAACACATTTttgggcccccccccccccccccccccccccccctcatcTAGAAATATATGGTGAATTCCATACAATATGTTAACCTCTCCTATATGCTCGTTTCTGTACCGCTCATGCTCGGTGTAGGTGACCTCCATGTCTTCACTAGCTCCGTTGAAGCTCAATTCAAGTAGGAATTGGTATTTAATAATGTGCCTGGCaacttgattttgtaattaaagCTTGATTTATCAGCTGCAAGATGGATTTGAGCTCGATTTGAGGATGCGGTCTGGTCGTCTGCGATTACAGTCTGGTTTGGGACTGGCCCGGCCCAGGCCTTTCTCGATGACACGGACCTGCACAGCCTCCGCCCTCCAGCATGCACAGGGCGCAATCCAGCAGCCGTGCGCCGGAGACTGACGCAGCGTTGGCGGCCGCGGTCACACGAGCTATTGCTGCGTGGGTGCCTGGGACCTGGGCTGTACACTAGCGGTGACGCTGTTGGCGTGGCATCACAAGGACGTCGACCTCGTGTGCCCGCTCTTGCAGCTCctcgacgaggaggacgagctcCAGGACGCAGACACACGCCGCGAGAACTACACCTGCGAGCCGGCGGGGTGCCGAATGGGATCCCAGATGTCTACGCTTGATGAGATCCCCTCCACGCGGTCACGCCACTCAAAGCTGCGCCGTTCCCTTCGTCTCCGGATGCGGCAAGTGCTGTGCCGGCGCGGCTCCCCGTTCCCTTGAGGCGCGTGCTTGTctccctccgcgccggccgTTGGATAGCTTGATGGTGGCAGGCTAGCagcgctgcagcggcggcggatggcgctCCGATTGCAGCAAGACTGCTTGCATGTGAGTGTGTGGCCTCGCCGGACCCTGGTGGCGGTCGGTGTCTGCGGCGGCCTTCCAAATATCCTCCGGGGTATTTTGATCACAAACCAAATGTCTGACGTTCGTGAAAGAGAATTTTAACGGAAATAGCTGAGGGATCTAAGGGAAGTGTAAATTCGGTGCCAAATAAGGAAGACGACAATTTATGGTGTCATAGGGAATCAAATCTTTATCTCGTGCTATATATGTGAGGAATTTTCTCAATGAAAAAATGGTCAGCATGATAGCGCAGTTGCAGACTTGCTTGCAGTGAGACGCCGCGCTGTACTGAAGGGTGGTGCTACAAGATGCGTGGATCAAGTACGATGGCGCTGCATGCAGCGTGAAGCTAGGGTATCCGTCATTGACAGTTTGTTTGAGATCGGGAGACTGATCCGTCTGGCGGCACCATGATTCTACCGCTGTAGCACTGTGTGTATGGCAAGGAAATCTCAATCGATGCGCTATTTCGTCTTTCTTTCTAAAAATGAGCCGCGTTGGCGTTGCCATGCAAAATGGGAAATTACAGCACTGAATCACTATGGAACTGTTTCCGATATTGGTTAATCTGTTGCTTCGCAGTAATTTTTTCTGTCTTCTCGAGGACACACGAACCCGATCTGCGTGCCTTCTTTCGTTACGGCGAGCACAACAACTGTGACCAATCGTTCTCGTGCCAGCGCACACGTTGACTAGGGAGCTTGCTAGGAGTAGTGGTACTCTTCTTAGCAGAAATGGAACCGGGACTTGCAAACGGGATCAGGGACCGGGACTTAAACGTTTGAGGCGTTGTATGCAGGCCACGAAAGATGGAGGTTCGAGTCCGACGGCAACTTCGAGGAAAGATCGTTCCTGTAGATTTCAGTGATGGATGTGATGGCCCTGTCCCGCCCTGTGCCCCTGCTGGATAAATAGGGACCGGGACTTGAGATGAATCGGGATTAGGTACCGGGACTCACGAACCGGGATCAGGTTTGGGTTCACATTTTATTTGGAGGGAGAAGCAGAGCTCGGACGGTCAATATTCTCGACGACTTTGTCCGAACCCTGTGTTTGGAACCGGGAGCGGTACCAGGAGTCCGGGACCGGGACCGGGACCGGGACAGGGACTTCCTTTTTCTATATATAATACGCCAACTCCGGCCACTCCATCCCCCAAGCCTCAAAACAAGAGCCACGGTACCAAGAGACGATGGATGTCCTCGTCAACATGCTGAGATTGATCTCCGATGCTTTCGGCGACATGGAGAAGCTGCCGGCGGTGCTGATCTTGTGCGGCGGCGTCCTAGCTGCGGCAGCGCTCAGACTCGCCATCTTCTACCACGGTGAGCCGCCCTTCTACCTGTACCGCGGAACTCTCATCACACTAGTGATAATCGGGTTCATGGAGACATGCGCCGGCCTATGGCTCACAGGTGACCTGACTGGTCGGCAG includes:
- the LOC101783937 gene encoding F-box/LRR-repeat protein 15-like isoform X2, which gives rise to MDISYCFNLFSSDVPPPPEHTHEDMTDINFNALPSLKHLRIEFCGITGMWVSVMLRHAPALEELRLYHCDQISGLLIEVGDSSSSNHTSAPRAPSAGNPDDALTSSTPDGLLRIPSNLIPSLKNMTISWCGELTFQGNKDGFSVFTSLEELTIRGCPKLIPSLVQTYENNDQRNGRWLLPYSLGKLEIDGSPETLQPCFLEDHNCLEKLEIKESPSLKLLQLHSCTALEELAVHDCESLPALEGNFTCLKRLELSYNSGLESLQLRSCTTLEELTVESCESLATLEGNFTCLKRLELSYNSWLESLQLRSCTTLEELTVESCESLATLEGNFTCLQKLDLFDNPRLKSLQLRSCTALEELTVRSCESLAALEDFWSLRCLRYLVISKCPGLLPYLEHLSSEGYELCAGLERLDTDYYSFLTTSFCKCLTSLRRLELHDPTGEVTGLTEEQERALPHLTSLQELRFEDFTYLESLPVGLHSLSSLKRLEIIACHWISRLPEKGLPPSLEEIEISGCSEELTDECRMLATKTRKPKVKIGGKYVS
- the LOC101783937 gene encoding F-box/LRR-repeat protein 15-like isoform X1; this translates as MDISYCFNLFSSDVPPPPEHTHEDMTDINFNALPSLKHLRIEFCGITGMWVSVMLRHAPALEELRLYHCDQISGLLIEVGDSSSSNHTSAPRAPSAGNPDDALTSSTPDGLLRIPSNLIPSLKNMTISWCGELTFQGNKDGFSVFTSLEELTIRGCPKLIPSLVQTYENNDQRNGRWLLPYSLGKLEIDGSPETLQPCFLEDHNCLEKLEIKESPSLKLLQLHSCTALEELAVHDCESLPALEGNFTCLKRLELSYNSGLESLQLRSCTTLEELTVESCESLATLEGNFTCLKRLELSYNSWLESLQLRSCTTLEELTVESCESLATLEGNFTCLQKLDLFDNPRLKSLQLRSCTALEELTVRSCESLAALEDFWSLRCLRYLVISKCPGLLPYLEHLSSEGYELCAGLERLDTDYYSFLTTSFCKCLTSLRRLELHDPTGEVTGLTEEQERALPHLTSLQELRFEDFTYLESLPVGLHSLSSLKRLEIIACHWISRLPEKGLPPSLEEIEISGCSEELTDECRMLATKTRKPKVKINGKYVK